The following is a genomic window from Nguyenibacter vanlangensis.
GCAAGCTTGTGCGCCAGCATGGAGCCGCAAATACCCGCGCCGACGATGACGACATCCGCCGTCTGCGTATCTTGTGCCATGACTGAAATTTCTCCTGTTTCCCGGCGGCTCAGGCGGCGCGTCTGGACTTGAGGGCAAAACGAAGCACCAGAGCGAGGACGCCCAGGATCACGAGAACGACGACAGCCAGGACCGCGATGACCGAAGGGTCGGCAAGCTTCGCAATAGGGACCTGCTTGCCGCCCGCGCGGACCGTGGCGACGGTCTCGGCGGTCACCGAAGCCTGCGCGTTGCCGAAATGCGCCAGGACGTAATTGGCGATCGCGGCGACCTGCTGATCGGACAGCGACTGCACCAGGGAATGTCCGTCGAAACCGGGCATCAGGATTTCACGGCCACCGACCGTCCGGTCGACGCCGAAAAGGATGCTCGCGACCAGGTCGTTCGGGTTCAACTGACCCGTGGTCGTGTTGCCGACCAGCGAGGGATAATATCCGTCGGCACTGCCCCTGCCATCCGACTGGTGGCAGCTTGCGCAGACCGATTCATACAGGACATTGCCGGCCGCCATGGTCGTGATGGTGCTGTCGCCGCGCCGCGCGTTGGCTGCGGCGTAATCGAACGGCGCCGCCTTGCCGCCATGCGCGAAATTCGCGACGCTCTGGCCCGGCTCGCCGATCGCCGGCACCGATTTCACATAGACCGCGATCGCCGCCAGGTCATCCGGCGTCAGATACTGGAAACTATGCTCGACGGCTTCGGCCATCGGTCCCGCGGCACGGGCATGGGCGGTTTTGCCCGTCTGCAGATAGGTCTGAAGCGCCTGGTTGGACCAGCCGCCGACCCCGGCCACGGCATCGCTGGTGATGTTGGGCGCCCGCCACGATCCGACATCTCCTCCCGCGAGATAGGCCGATGTTTTCGGTGCCAGAAGGATATTCCTCGGCGTATGGCATTCTCCGCAATGCGCGAGGCCATCGACGAGATATTTGCCGCGATTCCACGCGGCGCTCTGCGCGGGATCGGCAACATAGGGCTTGCCGACGACGCCGCTGAGCAGCTTCCAGCCCCAAAGGGACGCCCGGATCGAAAACGGGAACGGAAGCCGGGTTTCCGGCGCGGGCCGATCCACCGGCTTGACCTCGTGCATGAGGTAATCGTACAGCGCCGCAACGTCGTCGTCCGTCAGCAGGCTATACGACCCGTAAGGCATCGCCGGATAAAGCTGGGCGCCATCCGCCCGCACACCATGCCGAATGGCGCGGGAGAATTGCTCGAGCGTATAATTGCCGATGCCGTATGTCCTGGACGGCGTGATATTCGTCGAATAGATCGCCCCCATCGGCGATGCGATGGCATATCCGCCCGCCAGGAACGCGCCGTCACGGCCATTGGTGTGGCAGGCCGCGCAATCGGCAGCAACCGCGAGATAATGGCCGCGGCTCATCGGTTCTCCCTGCGATGCTTGCGCATGCGACGGCGCCGCATACCCCGCCAGGACCAACGGAGCCGCCAGCCAGAAACGCCGAAGCAGCGTTCCGGACGTCGAGACAGAATTCTTCAATGTTTTCGCTCCCGTTCAGAATTGCGGCATTTGCGCGACGGGAGCAGGCTCGGCGACCCAGTAATTCGGGCCGTTATGCGCATAGGTCGGAATCACCACGACATCGCGCGCCGGCTGATACATCAGGGCATTTTCGAACGCATAGACCTTGGCATCGGTGCCGTCTTCTATCACGCCGGAATACCAGCCGCGAATGATCTGCAGCAGCGTGTCATGCAGCGGATTGCCGCGCAGCGATTCTTCCAGCGCCTCGACGTCCGCCGGCTTGCTGTCAGCAACCGTCTTGATCAATGCGGCAAGCTGATCCGGAAAAGCCGTGCTCTGGGCACGCAGGGCCGCCAGAAGGGACCGCCCGACCAATGGGTCGAGATTATCGTGTCCGGTTGCGAAACGGGAAAAGGCGACGAATTCCGCCGTGTCGTCCCCCGCCGCGCCGCCGATCCCCTGGGCCATGGCCGACCGGAAGGACGGTGCGAACAAGCCGAGAGCCGACGCGCCGGACACCATCAGCATATTGCGGCGGGACACCATACGGCCGCGCGCGCGCGGCGTCCCCCGCATTTCAGTATTTTCCATATCTTTTCCGATTTATCGAAAGCGTGAATTTAAAAATTCAAGAAATACGCAAAATCTTCTTCCCAGCGTCAGCGGACTTTACCAGAAGGGTGGACAATCCATAATCGCGGAAATTTGTGAGCGCAATGCGCCGGGACCGCGGACGGGAGGGCGAACAGGTAACTTTTTTTTGACCACGAAAAGGAGAGCCGTTCATTTGGAAAAACAGCCCGTCAATTACATGATATCAGAAGAATAATTCCATAATTCACAGTTAATTATAAATATTTGAATGTTATTTCAAGTAAATACCGATCAAGACCGGCATATTGCCGGGATTTTACGAAATATTAACATAATTTTTATATAATATCAATTTTATTATATGATTTCTTAGGCAGGAATAAATAATTATTTATGTTATTTTATTTTCCCAGAAGCATTCACGGCACATATTAAACAGATATTTAATTTAGTAACCTAAGTATAAATTATTATTTAATCAGACGATACTTCCACGATTTTACGTTCTGTAGATTTTACACCGTATATTTTTTTAAACGGACCTTTCCGAAAGAACAATTTTCCGTCTCGTGACCGGCGGCTCTCCTTGGACAACACGGACATCCATGGAGCGCAATAACGGAATCGAACAGTCTATGCTAAGCCGGGTCCCAGTGATCCATGCCCCGATACGAAAGAAGACTTGATGCCCCCATTCCCCTCATGAATCGAATGCCTCTTTTTCACAGATAAAAAATTTCGCTGTTTCCCATAGGACTCCAATGGTTGGACGCAAGAAATGTCACCATTTACGTCACTTCATTGAAAGTGCCGCATGGTTCCTTGTCGCTTTTGTTCTGACGTCTTTCTGTCATTCGCACGGGGCGCATGCCCAGGCCCATGCCCAGACCCAGGCCGTCCCGCATGAGCTGATCGACCAGGGCGCGCCGCCGCCGGAATATCAGGGGATCGCCTATCCCATGGATAATGTCGGGGAATTCAATGTCGGCCCCATCATCCCGACGCTGGCGGGCGCGCCGCATCTGTTCGGCGACTGGCATGGCATCCAGCCCTGGCTGGTCAAGCGCGGCATTTTCCTGAATTTCTCTTTGAACGAGGAATATATGGGCAACATCACCGGCGGCAAGACCCGGGCGAACGTCCTGGCCGGCCAGGTCGCCGGAGAGCTGGATATCGACTGGCAACGCCTTGCCGGGGTGAACGGCTTCTGGACCCATATGCTCGTCGTCAATGGACACGGCCGGAGCTTCAGCCAGGCCGTCGGCGATTCCGTTACCAACCCCGAACAGATCTACGGCGCGCGCGGCAACGTGGTCGCCCATCTCGTCGAACTCTATGCGGACAAGACCTTTTTCAACAAACACGTCATCCTGTCCCTGGGCGACATCCCGACCGGCAGCTTCTTCTCCTTCGATTATACGGCCTGTTTCTTCATGAACGTCTCGGTCTGCAGCAATTTCGCACCCGGGAAATACAATCCCGGAGGCCGCGACTGGCCCTCGGGGAATCTGGGCGGCGTTCTCAGGATCCGTCCGACCGATCAGACCTATATCATGGGCGGCGTCTTCGCCGTCAGCCCGCACGCCTATAATGGCGGCATTTCGGGTTGGGCCATGGCGCAAAGCGGCCTTGGCAAGGTGACGTCGCAGTTCGAAATCGGATGGATGCCCGAATTCGGCCGGGACAAGCTGCGCGGCAACTACAAGATCGGCTATTGGTACGACAATTCGCGCTATCCGAACCTGTACGAGGACATCAACGGCAATTCCTTCCAGGCCACGGGTCAGTCGCGCCGCTATGAAGCCGGCATGAACGTCGCCTGGCTGATGTTCGACCAGATGCTTATGCGCAACGGACCGGGGCTGACCAACGGCCTGATCATCGAAGGCGGCGCAGGCTATGCGCAGGGCAACGAGGTCGCCATGCGCGACCGCGAATGGGTCGGCTTCGTGGACAGCGGCACATCCTGGCGCCGGCCGGGCGATTTCGTGGGCATCCTGTTCCAGCATGTCGACATGAGCCGTACCGTCAGCCTCCAGCAGGAATCCTCTCAAGCCCTCGGACAGCCCTTCCTGTCCAACCAGTGGGGCCCGGTTTACGGAATCCAGAACTGGGAAAACATGTACGAGGCGTTCTACAGCATCAACCTGGCACCGGCGACGAACCTTCAGGCCGATTTCCAGTATATGCAGCATCCCGGCGCCACGACGACCTTCAAGGACGTCGCCGTGCTCGGCGGTCAGTTCACGACGAATTTCTGATGCGTCCCGCCGGGCCGAAGATGCCCTTCACACGACCCCCGGCGGCCTGCTTTATATGAAGCCTGCTTATATAAGCCCTGCTTGTATAAGCCCTGCCCGATCGGGACGGCATGCCGTCCCGCCCCTTTCCCACTCTCCCATCGACGGCGAACCATCATGCGCTTTCTCTCCGGCCTGTCCCTCTCATTCGCGGCCTCTCCCGACGCGCGGCGCACGCCGGCGCGCGGCGCGCTGGCTGCGGCCTGCATGCTCGCCACGGGGCTGGTCCTTTCGCATCCTGCCCTGTCCCAGGAGCGTGCCATGGACCTCGGCACATCGCTTGCCTTCATCGCGCACGCGGAGCACGCCGCCGAGGCCCGGCATGCGCATGTCGCGATCGCCATCGTCGATGCCGGCGGCAATCTCGTGGCGTTCCAGAAAATGGACGGCACGCAGCTCGGAAGCGTCAGGCTCGCGATCCTGAAGGCCAAGACCGCCGTGAACTATCTCCGCCCGACGGCGGACATGGAACACGCCTTGAACGCCGGCAACTACATGATCGCCACCCTGCCGGACACGCTCCCCGCGGGCGGCGGATATCCGATCATGGTGAACGGCAAGCTGATCGGCGCCCTCGGCCTCAGCGGCGGCGAAGGCGAAACGGATGCGACTCTGGCCAAAGAGGCCGTCACCCGGGGCGTCCAGACCATCAAGTGATGCAAACCGCCATGCCGCGTCGTCCCGAACGGGTGATGCGGCATGGCGGTCGCCGATGTCAGTGAAAATCCCTCGACCTGACGGAAATGGTCGCGGCCGCGCTCTCGAAACGCCCGGCCCCGGCGACGTCCCGGTTCCCGACATCGGCGAACAAGGGGGAAAGATCGGTCAGTTCCAGGGTGACCAGGTGGACGACGTCGCCCTCCCGCTGAACGCGCCCCTTCGCGGCCAGCATGGTCGCGGACAGGATGACCCGGCGATATTTCTCGAAAATATCCGGCCAGATGAGCAGATTGGCGATTCCCGTCTCGTCCTCCAGGGTCACGAAGCACACGCCCTCGCCTGACCCGGGGCGCTGGCGCACCAGCACCACGCCGGCGGCCTCCGCCCGGCATCCGTCGCGCATCGCCATGGCGGCGCGGCAGGAGACGAATCCCCGCTGCCGCAGATCCTCCCGCAGGAAAAATACCGGATGGGCGCGCAGGCTCAGCCCCACCATGTTGTAATCGTCCACGACCTCTGCCCCGGCCGGCAGCGGCGCCAGCGCGATCTCCGGCTCGAGGGTTTCCCGCTGCCGGTCCGCCGCCGCGAACAGCGGCAGCGGCGCGTCCCGCAGGCCCCGGATGGCCCAAAGCGCCTCCCGCCGCGCCAGCCCCAGGCCGGGGCGGAACGCATCGGCCCCGGCCAGTTTCACCAGGGCGGCCTGGGGAACCCCGGCCCGGCGCCACACGTCATCCACCGAGCCGAACGGCCGTTCGCCGCGCGCGCCGACGATGGCGGCGGCATGGGCGTTGGACAGCCCCTTGACCAGGCTCATGCCCAACCGCACCGCGCAGATCCCGTCCGCGCGCTCAGGCTCCTCCAGCGTGCTGTCCCAGCGCGAGGCATTGACGCAGACCGGCCGCACCGTGACCCCATGCTCCCGGGCATCCCGCACCAGTTGCGCGGGCGCGTAGAACCCCATCGGCTGGGAATTCAGCAGCGCGGCCAGGAACACATCCGGATGGCGGCATTTCAGCCATGAGGACGAATAGGCCAGGATGGCGAAACTCGCGGCGTGACTTTCCGGAAAGCCATAGGCGCCGAATCCTTCGAGCTGCCGATAGATCCGCTGGGCGAACTCTTCGGAATAATTGTTCCGCTTCATCCCTTCGATCAGCCGGGTCTGGAATTGCGACACGGTGCCCGTGTTCTTGAAGGTCGCCATGGC
Proteins encoded in this region:
- a CDS encoding carbohydrate porin, with translation MDNVGEFNVGPIIPTLAGAPHLFGDWHGIQPWLVKRGIFLNFSLNEEYMGNITGGKTRANVLAGQVAGELDIDWQRLAGVNGFWTHMLVVNGHGRSFSQAVGDSVTNPEQIYGARGNVVAHLVELYADKTFFNKHVILSLGDIPTGSFFSFDYTACFFMNVSVCSNFAPGKYNPGGRDWPSGNLGGVLRIRPTDQTYIMGGVFAVSPHAYNGGISGWAMAQSGLGKVTSQFEIGWMPEFGRDKLRGNYKIGYWYDNSRYPNLYEDINGNSFQATGQSRRYEAGMNVAWLMFDQMLMRNGPGLTNGLIIEGGAGYAQGNEVAMRDREWVGFVDSGTSWRRPGDFVGILFQHVDMSRTVSLQQESSQALGQPFLSNQWGPVYGIQNWENMYEAFYSINLAPATNLQADFQYMQHPGATTTFKDVAVLGGQFTTNF
- a CDS encoding heme-binding protein — encoded protein: MRFLSGLSLSFAASPDARRTPARGALAAACMLATGLVLSHPALSQERAMDLGTSLAFIAHAEHAAEARHAHVAIAIVDAGGNLVAFQKMDGTQLGSVRLAILKAKTAVNYLRPTADMEHALNAGNYMIATLPDTLPAGGGYPIMVNGKLIGALGLSGGEGETDATLAKEAVTRGVQTIK
- a CDS encoding cytochrome c, with amino-acid sequence MSRGHYLAVAADCAACHTNGRDGAFLAGGYAIASPMGAIYSTNITPSRTYGIGNYTLEQFSRAIRHGVRADGAQLYPAMPYGSYSLLTDDDVAALYDYLMHEVKPVDRPAPETRLPFPFSIRASLWGWKLLSGVVGKPYVADPAQSAAWNRGKYLVDGLAHCGECHTPRNILLAPKTSAYLAGGDVGSWRAPNITSDAVAGVGGWSNQALQTYLQTGKTAHARAAGPMAEAVEHSFQYLTPDDLAAIAVYVKSVPAIGEPGQSVANFAHGGKAAPFDYAAANARRGDSTITTMAAGNVLYESVCASCHQSDGRGSADGYYPSLVGNTTTGQLNPNDLVASILFGVDRTVGGREILMPGFDGHSLVQSLSDQQVAAIANYVLAHFGNAQASVTAETVATVRAGGKQVPIAKLADPSVIAVLAVVVLVILGVLALVLRFALKSRRAA
- a CDS encoding sugar dehydrogenase complex small subunit, giving the protein MRGTPRARGRMVSRRNMLMVSGASALGLFAPSFRSAMAQGIGGAAGDDTAEFVAFSRFATGHDNLDPLVGRSLLAALRAQSTAFPDQLAALIKTVADSKPADVEALEESLRGNPLHDTLLQIIRGWYSGVIEDGTDAKVYAFENALMYQPARDVVVIPTYAHNGPNYWVAEPAPVAQMPQF